In Gordonia crocea, the following are encoded in one genomic region:
- a CDS encoding UDP-glucose dehydrogenase family protein has product MKASISVIGLGRLGATQAACFAALGHDVIGVDTDPDRVQNLRDGRAPFFEPGLDALITEQLAAGRLHFSTDAAVAGSRADIHFLAVGTPSSSDGHRADTDQLTAATAALAPHLRPRGLVVGKSTAPPGTAERLRSMIRRNAPPGTEPELVWNPEFLREGSAVADCLSPDRVVLGLHPQDVSSEQRLRALYGLATRRSFFVTDYRTAELVKQAANAYLALKISYINAIAELCEQNGADVTMVSDALGADPRIGRGHLDSGIGYGGGCLPKDVRALISVAHEAGAYSLAGMLQAAQATNSARRDHAVARAASVLGPTPQGPIAVLGIAFKADTDDLREAPIVDVVNQLVDLGWEVRVYDPYVTAQRVPSCRAALEPTVSAACAGAQLVLLLGSHRLTGVTPEALGDVVGARRLLTVASRPELDRWRAAGWECIILGASATPHRTDPAVAVPAGSWTGRLPEHQ; this is encoded by the coding sequence ATGAAAGCGTCGATCAGTGTCATCGGCCTCGGGCGCCTGGGCGCCACCCAGGCAGCATGTTTCGCCGCCCTGGGTCACGATGTGATCGGCGTAGATACCGACCCCGACCGTGTCCAGAACCTGCGAGACGGGCGGGCACCGTTTTTTGAACCTGGCCTTGACGCGCTCATCACCGAACAGCTGGCGGCGGGCAGACTGCATTTCAGTACCGATGCCGCTGTCGCCGGCAGCCGTGCCGACATTCACTTCCTTGCCGTTGGTACGCCATCGTCAAGCGACGGTCACCGTGCCGACACCGACCAGTTGACTGCCGCCACCGCCGCGCTGGCACCCCATCTACGTCCGCGGGGGCTCGTAGTCGGCAAGTCCACCGCACCACCGGGAACCGCGGAGCGGCTGCGGAGCATGATCCGCCGGAACGCGCCCCCAGGCACTGAGCCCGAGCTCGTGTGGAATCCCGAATTCTTGCGCGAGGGATCCGCAGTCGCCGATTGCCTTTCCCCCGACCGAGTGGTCCTGGGCCTACACCCGCAGGACGTCAGTTCCGAACAACGACTTCGCGCCCTGTACGGCCTCGCCACGAGGAGATCATTCTTCGTCACCGATTACCGTACGGCCGAACTAGTGAAGCAGGCTGCCAACGCCTACTTGGCCCTGAAAATCTCCTACATCAACGCCATTGCCGAGCTGTGCGAGCAGAACGGTGCCGATGTCACCATGGTGTCCGACGCCCTCGGCGCCGATCCGCGAATTGGCCGGGGCCACTTGGATTCAGGCATTGGCTACGGTGGCGGCTGTCTGCCCAAGGATGTACGCGCACTAATCTCAGTCGCTCATGAGGCGGGCGCGTACTCATTGGCGGGAATGCTGCAGGCAGCTCAGGCGACCAACAGTGCGCGTCGCGACCACGCTGTGGCGCGCGCGGCATCGGTGCTGGGCCCGACGCCGCAGGGACCAATCGCCGTCCTGGGCATCGCCTTCAAGGCTGACACCGACGACCTGCGCGAAGCACCGATCGTCGACGTCGTCAACCAACTCGTCGACCTCGGTTGGGAGGTCCGCGTCTACGACCCGTACGTGACCGCCCAGCGGGTGCCCAGCTGTCGCGCCGCGCTGGAACCGACCGTCTCGGCCGCGTGCGCGGGCGCACAGCTCGTCCTCCTTCTCGGTTCACACCGCCTCACTGGCGTCACCCCCGAAGCTCTCGGCGACGTCGTCGGGGCTCGGCGTCTGCTCACCGTCGCCTCCCGCCCCGAGTTGGATCGATGGCGTGCCGCGGGCTGGGAGTGCATCATTCTT
- the scoE gene encoding (3R)-3-[(carboxymethyl)amino]fatty acid oxygenase/decarboxylase has product MKMGAPTAGRRGFVVEGFDHTSATEAEISEIRDRIYQDKVVVLKNQQIDAAGLVQLGARFGELVGYYEPIYQHPTEPLVFVSSNVLHGGKQVGVPKTGAFWHADYQFMPQPFAFTVFYPQRLPGQGRGTYFIDMAQAYAGLSADLQNLLDGAIAHHSVRRYIKIRPEDVYKPLGQLIDSVEEKLPPQSFPAVFTHPVTGERQLYVSEAFTFKITDADGNDLGSELLRRVLEESGQLDPTFEHPNIFLNTYELGDIVLWDNRTLIHRALHNPSNSPVESYRVTALDGLPLYQME; this is encoded by the coding sequence ATGAAGATGGGCGCCCCGACGGCGGGTCGGCGTGGATTCGTAGTGGAGGGCTTTGATCACACGTCGGCGACCGAGGCCGAGATCAGTGAGATCAGGGATCGGATTTACCAGGACAAGGTCGTTGTCCTGAAGAATCAACAAATTGACGCCGCCGGCTTGGTCCAACTAGGCGCACGGTTCGGGGAGCTGGTCGGGTACTACGAGCCGATCTATCAACATCCGACTGAGCCGTTGGTATTCGTGTCGTCGAACGTGCTGCATGGCGGGAAGCAAGTTGGCGTTCCCAAGACGGGTGCTTTCTGGCACGCGGACTACCAGTTCATGCCCCAGCCGTTCGCGTTCACGGTGTTCTATCCGCAACGCCTTCCCGGGCAGGGGCGGGGCACCTACTTCATCGACATGGCGCAGGCCTACGCGGGATTGAGCGCAGACCTGCAGAACTTGCTCGACGGTGCGATCGCCCATCACAGCGTTCGTCGCTACATCAAGATCCGCCCGGAGGATGTGTATAAGCCGCTGGGCCAGCTGATCGATTCGGTGGAAGAGAAGCTGCCACCGCAATCGTTCCCCGCAGTCTTCACCCACCCGGTGACTGGGGAAAGACAGCTCTATGTCTCTGAGGCCTTTACCTTCAAGATCACTGACGCCGACGGCAATGACCTCGGGAGCGAGCTGCTGCGGCGGGTATTAGAGGAATCAGGACAGTTAGACCCGACCTTCGAGCATCCCAATATCTTCCTCAACACCTATGAACTCGGCGATATTGTGCTGTGGGACAACCGGACGTTGATCCACCGCGCCCTGCACAACCCTTCCAACAGTCCCGTCGAGTCGTACCGGGTGACCGCCCTCGACGGGCTCCCGCTTTATCAGATGGAGTAG